In the genome of Vicia villosa cultivar HV-30 ecotype Madison, WI linkage group LG7, Vvil1.0, whole genome shotgun sequence, one region contains:
- the LOC131616998 gene encoding auxin response factor 2-like, whose amino-acid sequence MEIPNYHLPSKILCIVMGVELKAKVDTDEIFTLLTLFPLPEQQEIILEDNHAIQSPSELYSFNKILTSTEISTLGRLYIPKEHAERCFPPLDMTLKPPMHDLVAKDLHGNEWNFRHIYSSYEKKHMLTNGWSTFVNSKNLAPGDSCIFVSGENGEFGIGIRRDMEQHSNICCTTSSRQSSQKMQLPPLVAAYHAISIGTLFHVQYYPW is encoded by the exons ATGGAAATTCCTAACTATCATTTGCCCTCTAAAATTTTATGCATAGTTATGGGTGTTGAGTTAAAG GCAAAAGTTGACACAGATGAAATTTTCACTCTACTTACATTATTCCCATTGCCAGAG CAACAAGAAATTATTTTAGAGGATAATCATGCAATTCAGAGTCCTAGTGAACTGTACTCTTTCAATAAGATTCTCACTTCAACAGAAATAAGTACACTTGGTCGACTTTATATTCCAAAGGAACATGCTGAGAGATGCTTTCCTCCACTG GATATGACCCTTAAACCACCAATGCATGATCTAGTGGCAAAGGACTTGCATGGAAATGAGTGGAATTTTCGACATATTTATAGTA GTTATGAGAAAAAACACATGCTTACTAATGGTTGGAGCACATTCGTAAACTCAAAAAATCTTGCTCCTGGAGATTCATGCATTTTTGTCAG TGGTGAGAATGGTGAATTTGGTATTGGGATTCGTCGAGATATGGAACAACATAGCAATATATGCTGCACAACATCGTCTCGACAATCTAGTCAGAAGATGCAACTTCCACCATTGGTTGCTGCTTATCATGCTATTTCTATAGGAACTTTGTTCCATGTCCAGTACTACCCTTGGTga